In Xanthocytophaga agilis, the following are encoded in one genomic region:
- the hisG gene encoding ATP phosphoribosyltransferase, which produces MSEMIRIAIQKSGRLSEDSLNLIRECGIQFNNGTGKLKSEAANFPAEFLSLRDDDIPGYVADGVADIGIVGENVLIETHQKVDLVHRLGFSKCRLSLAVPRGDDYRQLTDLHQKRIATSYPRILSNFLQEHKIEADIHEISGSVEIAPSIGLTDAICDIVSSGSTLMSNGLKEVEVIFRSEAVLIAHPNLSPARQQILDKLIFRIKSVQAAKNNKYILLNAPKDAVAQITSILPGMKSPTIVPLAEEGWVSIHSVINENAFWDIIDNLRAAGAQGILVVPIEKMIM; this is translated from the coding sequence ATGTCTGAAATGATCCGTATTGCCATCCAGAAGTCAGGACGGCTTAGTGAAGACTCTCTCAATCTGATTCGGGAGTGTGGCATTCAATTTAACAACGGAACTGGCAAGCTAAAATCGGAAGCTGCTAACTTTCCTGCCGAGTTTCTTTCCCTTCGAGATGATGATATCCCTGGTTATGTAGCGGATGGTGTGGCGGATATTGGTATTGTGGGAGAAAATGTTCTGATTGAAACTCATCAAAAGGTAGATCTTGTCCATCGCTTAGGTTTCAGCAAATGCCGTTTGTCTTTAGCTGTACCACGTGGAGATGATTATCGGCAGCTTACTGATCTGCATCAAAAACGAATTGCTACATCCTATCCTCGAATCCTGTCGAACTTTTTGCAGGAACATAAAATTGAAGCAGATATCCATGAAATTAGTGGTTCGGTAGAGATTGCTCCCAGCATCGGACTGACGGATGCTATCTGTGATATTGTGAGTTCAGGTAGTACTCTGATGAGCAATGGTTTGAAAGAAGTGGAAGTAATATTTCGCTCTGAGGCTGTATTGATTGCACATCCTAATCTGAGCCCTGCCCGGCAACAAATTCTGGACAAACTGATATTCCGTATCAAATCGGTACAGGCTGCCAAAAATAACAAATACATTTTGCTCAATGCACCTAAGGACGCAGTTGCACAGATTACATCTATCTTACCAGGAATGAAAAGTCCTACGATTGTGCCCTTGGCAGAAGAAGGCTGGGTTTCTATTCATTCTGTAATCAATGAAAATGCTTTTTGGGACATCATTGATAATCTGAGAGCGGCAGGTGCACAGGGTATTCTGGTAGTTCCGATTGA
- a CDS encoding regulatory protein RecX: MPAKQPKFYSPADAYVKATAFCAYQERTQQEVREKLYTYGLEEDEVEEIIVRLIQENFVNEERFAKTFAGGKFRLKKWGRIKIRLELKARGLSAYCIQKGMDEIDPEIYWDTLLELADKKNASEKEPNPLVRKQKVARFLLGKGYEQDLVWEAVNSVNEEE, encoded by the coding sequence ATGCCAGCTAAACAACCCAAGTTTTATTCTCCTGCTGATGCCTATGTAAAAGCTACAGCCTTTTGTGCCTACCAAGAACGCACTCAACAGGAAGTAAGAGAGAAATTATATACCTATGGATTAGAAGAAGACGAAGTAGAGGAAATCATTGTCAGACTCATTCAGGAAAACTTTGTAAATGAGGAACGGTTTGCCAAGACCTTCGCAGGTGGAAAGTTTCGTTTGAAGAAATGGGGACGCATTAAAATACGTCTGGAACTTAAAGCACGCGGTTTATCGGCTTATTGTATTCAGAAAGGAATGGATGAGATAGACCCGGAAATTTATTGGGACACCCTACTGGAACTTGCTGATAAGAAAAATGCATCAGAAAAAGAGCCCAATCCTCTTGTTCGCAAACAGAAAGTAGCCCGATTTCTTTTGGGTAAGGGATACGAGCAAGATCTGGTATGGGAAGCTGTGAATTCTGTAAATGAAGAAGAGTGA
- a CDS encoding DUF4230 domain-containing protein encodes MIRILSRLLVLILIIAGSIAIYIKFFYHPELPPAETQISHTTVLQEINRIGKLELVRYNFKDILEYEKKRELIENKAIKEWIPLTIPLENAKVVLIVKGEAVGCIDLTKIKDSDLVTEGDTLIAFLPEPELCYYRINHDQSKVYDVKNVDEQAVMINEAYKKAEVQIKQSALDMGILEQTRTNASRILQPLLEKSSGKKVFIRYRLKGRFDELGR; translated from the coding sequence ATGATCCGCATTCTTTCCCGTCTACTTGTTCTGATACTGATTATTGCAGGCAGTATCGCTATTTACATCAAATTTTTCTATCATCCGGAATTGCCACCTGCCGAAACCCAGATTTCACATACTACTGTCTTGCAAGAAATCAATCGGATTGGTAAACTGGAACTGGTACGTTACAACTTCAAAGATATTCTGGAATATGAGAAGAAACGTGAGTTAATAGAAAACAAGGCTATCAAAGAATGGATACCCCTAACCATACCTCTCGAAAATGCTAAAGTTGTATTAATTGTGAAAGGTGAAGCTGTTGGCTGTATTGATCTGACAAAGATCAAGGACTCCGATCTGGTGACAGAAGGAGATACATTAATTGCTTTTCTGCCAGAGCCAGAGTTATGTTACTATCGTATCAATCATGACCAGTCTAAGGTATATGATGTAAAGAATGTAGACGAACAAGCGGTTATGATCAATGAAGCCTACAAGAAGGCTGAAGTTCAGATTAAACAATCTGCTTTGGATATGGGAATATTGGAACAAACTCGTACCAATGCATCCCGGATACTTCAACCCCTTCTGGAAAAATCATCTGGTAAAAAGGTATTTATCCGCTATCGGTTAAAAGGTAGATTTGATGAGTTGGGACGTTAG
- a CDS encoding zinc-dependent peptidase — protein sequence MIIPSDHTITYQSTYRKKLLSSQLWTGLFAFLTAGLLYIISPTEKLEIATIICLLLWLCIGIVHWQYNKKYYRRLKLINSPFPEAWKRYLEEHSTYYQDLTEPEKEIFNTRVQFFLAEKKIEGIDTEIDDTIKLLVAASAIIPTFAFPFYDYRSIHEILIYPNSFDESFQTTRYEGHEQRITGMVGNRFMEHSMILSKPDLIAGFDGTANKNNVGIHEFVHLLDKEDGAVDGLPEIFLNHSYTSGWLQAVKQEIDSIQKGHSDINPYGLTNNAEFLAVVSEYFFDNPEKFHRKHPELYAFLSAMFHQKPD from the coding sequence ATGATTATCCCTTCAGATCATACAATCACGTATCAATCTACTTATCGGAAAAAGTTACTTAGTAGTCAGCTTTGGACAGGGCTGTTTGCTTTTCTTACCGCAGGCTTATTATATATCATCAGTCCTACAGAAAAGCTTGAGATTGCTACAATTATTTGTTTGTTGCTTTGGTTATGTATTGGTATAGTGCACTGGCAATACAATAAAAAGTATTATAGAAGGCTGAAGCTGATTAATAGTCCCTTTCCAGAAGCATGGAAGCGCTATCTGGAAGAACATTCTACCTATTATCAGGACCTCACAGAACCGGAAAAAGAGATATTTAATACACGGGTTCAGTTTTTTCTGGCAGAAAAAAAGATTGAAGGAATAGATACTGAGATTGACGATACAATTAAACTATTGGTAGCTGCCAGTGCCATAATTCCTACATTTGCGTTTCCTTTCTATGATTATCGTTCTATTCACGAAATATTAATTTATCCTAATTCTTTTGACGAATCCTTTCAGACAACACGATATGAGGGACATGAACAGCGTATTACGGGTATGGTCGGCAATCGGTTTATGGAGCATAGTATGATTTTATCAAAGCCTGATCTGATAGCAGGATTTGATGGTACCGCCAATAAAAATAATGTTGGCATTCATGAGTTTGTACATTTGCTTGATAAAGAAGATGGAGCAGTGGATGGTTTACCTGAAATATTCCTGAATCATTCTTATACAAGTGGATGGCTGCAAGCCGTCAAACAGGAAATTGATAGCATTCAGAAAGGGCATTCGGATATTAATCCCTATGGATTGACAAACAATGCTGAATTTCTTGCTGTGGTAAGTGAGTACTTTTTCGATAATCCGGAGAAGTTTCATAGGAAACATCCTGAACTGTATGCATTTTTGTCAGCTATGTTTCATCAGAAGCCTGATTAA
- a CDS encoding sigma-70 family RNA polymerase sigma factor, giving the protein MEKIFLKAIHEHQNLIYKICHMYRDTKEDQKDLFQEIVFQLWKAFPHFRSESKITTWMYRIALNTAILEFRKSKLPISYSDQLPDQVSVPGPVEELDQEEQMYQLVRCLDVSERAILTLYLEEYSYKEIADITGITENYVGVKINRIKEKLKSLSNR; this is encoded by the coding sequence ATGGAAAAAATATTCTTAAAAGCCATTCATGAACACCAGAACCTTATTTATAAAATATGCCACATGTATCGTGACACTAAGGAAGACCAAAAAGATTTATTTCAGGAAATCGTATTTCAACTCTGGAAGGCCTTTCCTCATTTTCGGAGTGAATCTAAAATTACTACCTGGATGTATCGTATAGCTTTAAACACTGCTATACTGGAATTCCGGAAATCAAAACTTCCCATTTCGTATTCAGACCAACTGCCAGATCAAGTATCTGTACCCGGTCCGGTTGAAGAACTAGATCAGGAAGAACAAATGTATCAATTGGTTAGGTGCCTGGATGTTTCTGAACGGGCCATACTTACTTTGTATCTGGAAGAATATTCCTACAAAGAAATCGCAGACATTACCGGGATTACCGAAAACTATGTAGGTGTAAAAATCAATCGTATCAAAGAAAAACTTAAATCACTCTCAAACAGATAA
- a CDS encoding NACHT domain-containing protein, with protein MNHFWIEGVLKHSLLTDTYLEIDKVNLEEVSNTSFKDIIEIPQKEKKIYSQNSSVIDIFNKEGRLLLILGAAGAGKTFTLLQLAKELIACAQQDPTLPIPVILNLTSWANERTSIFEWIVNELSLRNLSPKRNTRKWLKNHRLLMLLDGLDEVKTEFRLMCVKEINIFMRDYGLSGLVVSCRQEEYISLTKKLNVPAALCLQPLTTNHVKIYLAKNAEKFNGLERVFNQDLILQELAKTPLMVSVMCLAYQGLTYEDLTERDFESISERRKHLFETFIKRMFDRKPALIQAISKDIILRELYWIAFQMQKNNQSEFYLEMLQPTWLSNNWQLAMYTIVVSILPAFIIGGAIFLFYAMQGAFVLATILGCFCALIGGVLAHFGNMFFAAKSSQLDVSVVEKLTWSWKGAAKGLERGIASPFNSRERITLGFFFAALLSPVKLLESFVFGYLFCIREGLVSVPVDKAKRLKLNQGIHNSLRNAAFVSITVGFAPSIILFNSIAFVTGASWMSDLSLIVAYFATFTFGFWYGGLAVIQHYTLRLITFLSRKSPLNYRRFFEKTIALVFLQRVGGGVTFLHRTFLEYFAYQYKQK; from the coding sequence GTGAATCACTTCTGGATTGAAGGCGTATTAAAGCATTCTCTATTAACTGACACCTATTTAGAGATCGATAAAGTAAATTTAGAAGAAGTAAGTAATACTTCTTTTAAGGATATTATTGAGATTCCACAAAAGGAAAAAAAAATATATTCACAGAATAGTAGTGTTATTGATATATTTAATAAAGAAGGTAGGCTTCTTTTGATTCTTGGGGCTGCAGGAGCAGGTAAGACTTTTACCCTTCTACAACTTGCAAAAGAATTAATAGCTTGTGCTCAGCAAGATCCAACCCTTCCTATTCCTGTTATATTAAATCTTACTTCATGGGCCAATGAACGAACATCTATTTTTGAATGGATTGTAAATGAATTGAGTCTTAGAAATTTATCTCCAAAGAGAAATACGAGAAAATGGCTCAAAAATCACAGACTCCTTATGCTGTTAGATGGGCTTGATGAGGTTAAGACTGAATTCCGATTAATGTGTGTAAAAGAAATTAACATTTTTATGCGAGACTATGGCCTATCTGGCCTAGTGGTATCTTGTCGTCAAGAAGAGTATATATCATTGACGAAAAAACTTAACGTTCCAGCTGCTTTATGCTTGCAACCACTTACAACTAATCATGTTAAAATATACTTGGCTAAAAATGCTGAAAAATTTAATGGATTGGAAAGAGTATTCAACCAAGATTTAATATTGCAGGAATTAGCCAAAACCCCTTTGATGGTCAGTGTAATGTGTCTTGCTTACCAAGGTTTGACTTATGAAGACTTAACAGAAAGAGACTTCGAATCAATTTCAGAAAGGCGAAAACATTTATTTGAAACATTCATTAAAAGAATGTTTGATAGAAAACCTGCTTTAATTCAAGCAATAAGTAAAGATATAATTCTTAGAGAACTGTATTGGATAGCATTTCAAATGCAGAAGAATAATCAGTCTGAGTTTTATCTAGAAATGTTGCAACCTACCTGGCTATCTAATAATTGGCAATTAGCAATGTATACAATTGTTGTGAGTATACTTCCAGCTTTTATCATAGGAGGGGCAATATTTCTTTTTTATGCCATGCAAGGAGCTTTTGTATTAGCAACAATCTTGGGATGTTTTTGTGCTTTGATAGGAGGGGTACTTGCACATTTTGGTAACATGTTTTTTGCAGCTAAATCGTCTCAATTGGACGTTTCTGTAGTAGAAAAACTAACATGGTCTTGGAAAGGTGCCGCTAAGGGATTAGAGAGAGGCATCGCAAGTCCTTTCAATAGTAGAGAGAGAATAACATTAGGCTTTTTTTTTGCTGCATTATTATCTCCTGTAAAACTACTTGAATCATTCGTATTTGGATATCTTTTTTGTATCAGAGAAGGGTTAGTTTCAGTGCCGGTCGATAAAGCGAAAAGATTAAAGTTAAATCAGGGTATTCATAATTCTCTAAGAAATGCGGCATTTGTTTCAATAACCGTCGGTTTTGCACCTTCAATAATATTATTTAACTCAATTGCTTTCGTAACTGGTGCCTCATGGATGTCTGACCTTTCTTTAATTGTTGCATACTTTGCTACATTTACGTTTGGCTTCTGGTACGGCGGACTTGCCGTTATCCAGCATTATACCCTGCGTCTTATAACTTTTCTTAGTCGAAAGAGTCCTTTGAATTATAGAAGATTTTTTGAGAAGACAATAGCATTGGTCTTTTTGCAGCGCGTAGGTGGAGGTGTGACTTTTCTACATAGGACTTTCTTGGAGTATTTTGCATATCAGTATAAGCAAAAATAG
- a CDS encoding type I restriction endonuclease, with translation MSDFIDLIKVIGEKVSRLKDQIQTEEATKNAFIMPFISALGYDVFNPMEVVPEFVADIGIKKGEKVDYCIFKDGTPVLIVECKWHGEKLDVHNSQLHRYFHVTKTRFAMLTNGIIYRFYTDLEEPNKMDESPFLEFNITDLRESVISELKKFHKSVFNVEEILSSASELKYSREIRSILSSQLVSPSEPFVKYFASQVYNGRLTPKVIDQFSSIVRKTFAQLINDSINERLKNALTTEATQPTIERPVAQPQPEEQPIVDDKVNKVITTQEEIEAFFVVKSILRGSVRSQRITYRDAQSYFAIFMDDNNRRPVCRLYLEGKKYIGLFDGEKKENRLPIDTLEDIYTYSSQLTEAALRYPDDVKN, from the coding sequence ATGAGTGATTTTATTGACCTGATCAAAGTGATCGGAGAAAAGGTGTCTCGTCTCAAAGACCAGATTCAAACCGAAGAGGCAACCAAAAATGCATTTATTATGCCCTTCATTTCTGCATTAGGGTATGATGTATTTAATCCAATGGAAGTGGTCCCAGAGTTTGTAGCAGATATTGGTATTAAAAAAGGAGAGAAAGTGGATTATTGTATCTTCAAAGATGGGACACCAGTCCTGATTGTAGAGTGTAAATGGCACGGAGAAAAGCTAGATGTACACAACTCACAGTTACACCGATACTTTCATGTAACCAAGACTCGCTTTGCCATGCTCACCAATGGCATTATCTACCGTTTCTATACTGATTTGGAAGAACCTAATAAGATGGATGAAAGTCCTTTTCTGGAATTCAATATTACAGATCTGAGAGAAAGTGTAATCAGTGAGTTAAAGAAATTTCACAAATCAGTTTTTAATGTAGAGGAGATCTTAAGTTCTGCCAGTGAGTTAAAGTATTCACGGGAAATTCGTAGTATCCTTTCCAGTCAATTGGTTTCCCCTTCTGAGCCATTTGTTAAATACTTTGCGTCTCAGGTATATAATGGACGTCTGACACCTAAAGTGATTGACCAGTTCAGTTCCATTGTCCGTAAAACATTTGCTCAGCTAATCAATGATAGTATCAATGAACGATTGAAGAATGCATTGACTACAGAGGCAACCCAACCTACGATAGAAAGGCCTGTAGCTCAACCTCAACCAGAAGAACAGCCTATTGTAGATGACAAAGTGAATAAGGTAATTACCACACAGGAAGAGATTGAAGCCTTTTTTGTGGTAAAGTCTATTCTTAGAGGCAGCGTACGAAGCCAGCGTATTACCTATCGTGATGCCCAGAGTTACTTTGCAATCTTTATGGATGACAATAACCGTCGTCCTGTGTGTCGTCTATATCTGGAAGGGAAGAAATATATCGGACTATTTGATGGAGAAAAGAAAGAGAACCGGCTTCCTATTGATACACTGGAAGATATTTACACATACTCATCCCAGTTAACAGAAGCAGCTCTGAGATATCCGGATGATGTGAAGAACTGA
- a CDS encoding adenylate/guanylate cyclase domain-containing protein, protein MPNLLQIKDLREKYKSNKDVSDKSIKLLTESFNSRPSDIKAYFQQQSVDPKIIQYFENQKSSDVVLLFIDITDFSKKCLKMNAVTLSRYLDDYYDIVIPIIYSHGGEVEKIIGDGIVCLFGEPFLTGAQSTFFQNSESCAKDIIAELKDTDKEVKIALHEGTIMYYKNKTQNYPEYTMIGQPLTELFRLESESQNNAINFYSPTSYDNMHCTSGLNAHPGTNITTAFSSWNKSNPISITLKGVTYSLMKTLTCTSKI, encoded by the coding sequence ATGCCGAACTTACTACAGATTAAAGACTTACGTGAAAAATATAAATCAAATAAGGATGTTTCTGATAAGTCAATAAAACTTCTTACAGAAAGCTTTAATTCTCGGCCTTCTGATATAAAAGCGTATTTCCAACAACAAAGTGTGGATCCAAAAATTATTCAATACTTTGAGAATCAGAAATCTTCCGATGTCGTCCTTTTGTTCATAGACATTACTGACTTTTCAAAAAAATGTCTAAAAATGAATGCTGTTACCTTATCAAGGTATTTGGATGACTATTATGATATAGTTATACCTATTATTTATAGCCACGGAGGTGAGGTAGAGAAAATTATTGGAGACGGAATAGTTTGCCTTTTTGGAGAACCATTTCTTACAGGTGCTCAATCAACTTTTTTTCAAAATTCTGAATCTTGTGCTAAAGACATAATTGCAGAACTAAAAGATACAGATAAGGAGGTAAAAATAGCACTACATGAAGGTACAATAATGTACTATAAAAATAAAACTCAAAACTATCCGGAATATACTATGATTGGGCAGCCTTTAACGGAGCTTTTTCGACTTGAAAGTGAATCGCAAAATAACGCTATAAATTTTTATTCTCCTACTTCTTATGATAATATGCACTGTACTAGTGGGTTAAATGCACACCCCGGAACTAATATCACAACCGCATTTTCTAGTTGGAATAAATCTAATCCAATCTCAATAACTTTGAAGGGAGTAACCTATAGTCTTATGAAGACACTGACATGTACAAGCAAAATATAA
- a CDS encoding adenylate/guanylate cyclase domain-containing protein has product MDLQTLQDISDNIKDVFDTQFEYSNTNLVPNYEDTNLTYERGQIKKGKRIKTCVLYIDIRNSVNLSKESPREFIGQLYTGFVKAMLLVADYHGGYVRNIIGDRVMVVFPTYDCCTSAIECAISMNTVAHHIIAVHAGVRTFKCGIGIDYGMMRVLKTGIVKQGKDRTSYKNLVWTGRAANIASRLTDLANKAIQQITYKVRYQPPRRRKLIRFTPSSPLYYIPSPVEEEYTPESFSQQIGWTEQSGLQFSKGTILNITKIEKEISYKPILITGSVFSGLVEENAEHESIAKGFWEEQKIGVKDYDGKVYGCNLTWKSANKIQY; this is encoded by the coding sequence ATGGACCTGCAAACACTTCAAGACATTAGCGATAATATTAAAGATGTATTTGATACACAGTTCGAATATTCAAATACTAACCTGGTTCCTAATTATGAAGATACTAACTTAACATATGAAAGAGGACAAATTAAAAAAGGCAAAAGAATTAAAACATGTGTTTTATATATTGATATAAGAAACTCAGTTAATTTAAGTAAAGAGTCTCCTCGGGAATTTATAGGCCAACTATATACCGGCTTTGTGAAAGCAATGCTATTAGTTGCGGATTATCATGGAGGATATGTAAGAAATATTATTGGTGATAGAGTAATGGTTGTTTTCCCAACTTATGATTGCTGTACAAGTGCGATTGAATGTGCAATATCTATGAATACGGTTGCGCATCATATTATTGCTGTTCATGCCGGAGTGAGAACATTTAAGTGTGGTATTGGTATTGATTATGGGATGATGCGTGTATTAAAAACAGGGATTGTAAAACAAGGAAAAGATAGGACTTCATATAAGAACTTAGTATGGACAGGAAGAGCAGCTAACATTGCTTCTCGACTAACAGATCTCGCAAATAAAGCGATTCAACAAATAACCTATAAAGTTAGATATCAACCTCCTAGAAGAAGAAAGCTTATTAGATTCACCCCAAGTAGCCCTCTTTATTATATCCCATCCCCTGTAGAAGAAGAATATACACCTGAAAGTTTCTCTCAACAAATTGGTTGGACAGAACAATCAGGCTTACAATTTTCTAAAGGCACCATATTAAACATAACAAAGATTGAAAAAGAAATCTCTTACAAACCGATACTAATTACGGGTTCCGTTTTCAGTGGATTAGTTGAAGAAAACGCTGAGCATGAATCTATTGCCAAAGGGTTCTGGGAAGAACAAAAAATAGGAGTTAAAGACTACGATGGCAAAGTATATGGCTGCAATCTGACATGGAAGTCAGCAAATAAAATTCAATATTAA
- a CDS encoding Pycsar system effector family protein — translation MEERLRYIFGNVNDWLKFAETKNGALITLNGACIFGIFQIENWGNISDNFELWTKWLFVSSLAISTGLALFSFMPYTRSLNAQSKLNSDNPLDFKSLNFYFFGHIKFFDDKTFLEVLYKDTNTSIPNLYPKTEEFLARQIIVNARIASKKYGYFAWAIKFCVLGIAATCLFVLGKIIFG, via the coding sequence ATGGAAGAACGATTAAGATATATTTTTGGTAATGTAAATGATTGGCTAAAGTTTGCTGAAACTAAGAATGGTGCACTAATTACTCTCAATGGCGCTTGTATATTTGGTATATTTCAAATAGAAAACTGGGGCAATATAAGTGATAACTTTGAGTTATGGACCAAATGGTTATTTGTGTCAAGCCTTGCCATAAGCACTGGGCTTGCCTTATTCTCATTTATGCCCTATACACGATCATTAAATGCTCAAAGCAAGTTAAATTCCGACAATCCATTAGATTTCAAATCGCTTAATTTTTATTTCTTTGGTCATATAAAATTTTTTGACGATAAAACATTTTTAGAGGTTCTATATAAGGATACAAACACAAGCATTCCAAATCTATATCCAAAAACAGAAGAGTTTCTTGCAAGACAAATAATAGTTAATGCTCGAATTGCATCCAAAAAATATGGATATTTTGCATGGGCAATTAAATTTTGTGTACTAGGAATTGCAGCAACTTGCTTATTTGTATTAGGTAAAATCATCTTTGGTTAG